The Candidatus Koribacter versatilis Ellin345 genome has a segment encoding these proteins:
- a CDS encoding uracil-DNA glycosylase, giving the protein MRSALSVLNHEVIGCRLCPRLVEYREQIGVEKRKAYREQEYWAKPVAGFGDEKARVLILGLAPGAHGSNRTGRPFTGDKSGDFMYPILHKTGFASQPTAVNREDGLKLLDCYITAAVRCAPPDNKPLPQEIANCAPYLDREIAALDAVKVVVALGKIGFDAYLAHLQRAGFSFRKAEYGFGHLAEYKMPNGIVLLGSYHPSNQNTATGKLTPEMFEQVFRRAAKIARG; this is encoded by the coding sequence ATGCGATCGGCGCTGAGCGTGCTGAATCACGAGGTGATTGGCTGCCGGCTTTGTCCGCGGCTGGTGGAGTATCGCGAGCAGATCGGGGTTGAGAAGCGGAAGGCCTATCGTGAACAGGAATATTGGGCGAAGCCGGTAGCGGGATTTGGTGACGAGAAGGCGCGGGTTCTGATCTTGGGATTGGCGCCGGGCGCGCATGGGTCGAATCGAACGGGAAGGCCGTTTACGGGCGACAAGAGCGGCGATTTTATGTACCCCATCCTTCACAAGACGGGCTTTGCGTCGCAGCCAACGGCGGTGAATCGCGAAGATGGATTGAAGCTGCTGGATTGTTACATCACTGCCGCGGTGCGGTGCGCTCCGCCGGACAACAAGCCGCTGCCGCAGGAGATCGCGAACTGTGCACCGTATCTCGATCGCGAAATTGCTGCGCTGGACGCAGTGAAAGTTGTCGTTGCGCTGGGAAAGATTGGGTTTGATGCGTACCTTGCGCATCTACAGCGGGCAGGATTTTCGTTCCGCAAAGCGGAATATGGGTTCGGGCATCTGGCGGAGTACAAGATGCCGAACGGTATCGTGCTGCTCGGCTCCTATCATCCTTCCAACCAGAACACGGCGACGGGCAAACTGACGCCTGAGATGTTCGAGCAGGTGTTTCGTCGCGCTGCAAAAATCGCGCGCGGCTAG
- a CDS encoding antibiotic biosynthesis monooxygenase family protein, producing MWHILWEFRVAPERRAEFERVYSAAGEWAALFAKSQEFRGTTLLRDPQVAGRYVTEDVWKSAEAFERLKEEFAAEYKRLDELCEALTEYEMKIGGFQEVGGEER from the coding sequence ATGTGGCACATCTTGTGGGAATTTCGAGTTGCTCCGGAACGACGCGCGGAATTTGAGCGCGTGTATAGCGCCGCGGGCGAATGGGCCGCGCTTTTCGCGAAGTCGCAGGAATTTCGTGGGACGACATTATTGCGGGATCCGCAAGTCGCGGGACGATATGTGACTGAAGATGTGTGGAAGAGTGCAGAGGCGTTCGAGCGATTGAAGGAAGAGTTTGCTGCTGAATATAAGAGGCTCGATGAGCTGTGCGAGGCGCTGACGGAATACGAGATGAAGATCGGCGGGTTTCAAGAAGTTGGCGGGGAAGAGCGCTGA